The Candidatus Hepatincola sp. Av genome contains the following window.
AATGAAGAACTAAATTTTTATGCACAAATGTTACAAGATTTACAAGAGGAAGCTTTAATTTGGCGAGTATCTTATGAGTATGGCGGGCAAAGATTTTATATTCCTAACAAAGTTACAGAAAAAAACTTAAAAACTCACCCGTTGGCCAAATATGGTGTAGAGTTTTTTACATGGCTTGTAGATAACTATGGAGGGAACACTTTAACCATACCACTAGGAATGAATAATACTTACAAAAGAACCCAAACCCAAGCTGAAATATTAGCATCTCGTGGCTTTACTTACAATCAAATTGCTAGGCAACTAGGCATTCATTATTCTTCAGCTCGCCGTGCAAAAAGAAGAAACAACCAAAAAACACAATCAGATTTATTTGATTAATATAATTTACCTATATTTATAAAACATTGAAAATTTTTATCTTTTTTTCTAATTCCCTGTAAAAGCTGAATACTGACACTTTCCCTAAAATTACGACATAATATAATTAAAAACATAGAGTATGTATTATGGCCGTATTTCAAATAGCTGTAGATAAAGTTTTAAAAAATGAAGGTGGTTTTGTTGAAAACTCTAAGGATTTAGGAGGAACAACAAACTATGGTATATCTTTAAGATTTTTACAAAGTATTTACCAAGATGCTACATCAGAAACCATTAAAAATCTAACTTTAGAGGAAGCAGAAGATTTATATTTCCAACATTTTTGGTTAAAAAATAAATATAATGAGATTTGCTCTCAGGTAGTAGCTGACAAAGTATTTGATACTGCAGTTAATATGGGAGCTAAATCCGCCAATAGATTTTTACAACAAACATTAAATATTATTATTTTTAACGGCATTAAATTAAATGAAGATGGTTATATAGGGCAAAAGACTATAGAAACTATTAACTTATTACAAGGTGAAGATGTAGATGAAAACATTTTAAAAGTTTATTCATTATTACAAAAAGAACATTATTTTAAAATTGTTATAAATAGACCAGAGCAAATTATCTTTGCTAAAGGTTGGAATCGTAGAGCTGATAAGTAAAAATGCAAGGGAGTCTTATTGATGGGCATATTAAATCTTGGAGAAAAAGTAATTGATAAATATACATCAGAAAAAGAAGAGTTGGAGCAAGCCAACGAAATAATCAAGAATACTAAAGAGTTAGACTTGAGTCAACATCAAGCAAGAAATAATCTTAATTTAAAAAACCCTAGATTTTGGCTAGAAATTATTTGTATTACAGGTTTTGCTTATTCTTATTTAATAGCACCTGTTGCCAGTGATTTATGGCATATTAATTTACATGGAGCAGGTAAAGAAACTGAAGAGTTATTATACGCATTAATGGGGCTAGGTGGGTATAGATTAGCAGAAAAGGTAGTAAAGAAATGAGTGCAGAAACAGCCTATTTAATAAAAGGTTTGTTTCCAGTTTTTTTAGGCATTATTTTCTGGTACATCTGGTCTATGAAACAACGATTTGTTTCAAAAAAAGATTTTCAAGAGTTAGAAAAAAAAGTTGATAGTAAAGTAGATAAATCTTCTTTTACAAGTTTTAAAAGTGATTATTACACAAGGCATGAAGAGTCCCAAACACGTCTTACAAAAATTGAAGCACACATGGAAAATCTTTCAAATGTGATGCTTGAAATCAAAGAGTATTTATTTAAAAGAAAGAAGAAAGATTAATTAGCACAAGAGAACCAAAAAAATAGTTTAAAAAAGTCTAAAGAACTTATATTCTAAAGCTATCCTTACTTTTACCAGTAATTGCTGATAATAATTTTAGTATAAATTATTAGATTTATACTTATGAATTGTTGCAAAGTACTGGTAGTTACCTAACATAATTACCATATGATTTACCAGTTCACTTACCAATATATTACTATATTGTTATTGGTAATTTGTAGCTATAAATAGTTATGAATTACGTCTTACTTTTACCAGTAATTCTTATTAATCAATTTAGTAAAAGTCTTTATCATTTACCATTAATATATAACTTTAATTACTAAAGACAATTAACCTGTAAGCTCTAAAAAAATAATAAAAAAGTATCAATTTTCCGTACTCACTTGCACACTTATCTTATTTATTAAGTTTTGCTAATCTTTCTAAATAATAAGGTTGTACCCATAAAAATATTTTAAGATGAAATTCAAGTAAATATGGAAGATAACTACACTACTAATATTAGCACCAATTATAGGAAGAAGTGGACGTACTTTTACTGATTATGATACAGAGTTGTGCAATAACTTTATATTAGATAAAAGAGGGATACCTTTAGATGCAAACCAAAAGTTAGAGTTACCTGCAATTTCATGTGTAAAATCCATAGAATTGGTTAGTAACAAAATATATGGCGATGAATTAATAATAGGAACAGACCTAATATACGGTGGCACTCACCAATATGGTAACTTTAATAAAAACATTCCAAAACGGGAATACTTAGGTTTATCTACAGCAAATGAAGCGGAAATAGAAAAAGAACTAACAGAGTACTTAGAGGAAATATTGTATGAATGAGCTATTACAAGCTATTAAAAAAACATTACAAGACACTAAACTTTTTAAAAGTGTTGAAATTCATGGTGGTGGTTTTAGTGGGATTGAGGACTTAAAAAAGTTTGCACAAGTTGCTCCTGCTAGTAGAGTTGGCTTAGTTAATATGGGTGAAATTCTAGCAACACCAGAAGGTATGCTAGAGTGTGCCTTAAACTTAAGTATTATTTTTAGTTCAGCCGATATTAACCCACAAAAAACTCGGCATACCGAAGCCTTAAGAATTTTAGAAGAAGTTTTATTATTAGTAAAAGATGGGCGTTGGGGCAGTATTAAGAACCCTGTGGCTGATACAGAGATAGATAGTATAAAAACGACCAACTATTATGGTTCACAGCTATATGGCAATAATCTTGCTCTGTGGAAAGTAGACTGGGTACAAAGATTAAAATTAGGCACCGATAGATTCAACCTAACTAATAAGGCTTAAAATGGAAGTATTAATAGAATTAGATAGAAGAATTCAAAAATTAGAAAATAGGCTAAATAACCTAATTAATTACGGGGTTATTCTGTCTGTTGATTACACTAAAAGTACAGCCATAGTAGACTTTCAAAATGGAATTTCTACGCCAGAGTTACCATTTTTACAGGCCCCCAATACTTGGAATCCTCTAAAGGTAGGGGATCAAGTAGTAGTAATAGCTTTTAATGGCATTATAGAACAAGGTTTTATAGTACCAAAGTTATACAAAACAGGGGAAGCCTTAGGAACAGAAGAAAATACTTTTGTTTTAAAGTTTGCAGAGGGTGAAATTAACTATAAAGAGGGCGTAATAACTATTAATAGTTCAGCAAAAATTGTATTGCAAGATGAAAGCGGTGATGGAGTTGTTTGTAAAAACCATTTATGTGCATTTACAGGTACCCCTCATATGCAAGGCAGTTCTAAAATTAAAGGAGCTTTATAATGACAATATCTAACAACACAGCCATAGAGAGTATAAAAAATACATTGGAAAGCAATGGCTTTAATTTAAGTAATACACCAGTTACCAATGTTTTTATTGAAGCTATAGTGAATGCCATTTTAAATGAAGTAAAAAAAGGCACAATTAATACCAATGTTACAGGCTCATCTGCCACAGGTGGACCAGTAACAGGTGCAGGTATTGGGACAATTTCATAGGGAGGAGCGAATATGAAGAAAGTATTTTTATTAATAACTAGTTGTTTATTAATCTTATTAAGTGGTTGTTCTTATTTAGGTAACACCATTAAAGAGGGAGTACATGAAGATATTCTGCAAGCCAAACAAGAAATTAACCAAAATATTATGCAATATTGCCAAGTGAAAACAAAATAGGAGGAAGCTATATGAAAGACGTCTATAAAACTAACATAAACACATGGATAATTGGTACTTATTATCCTAAAAATTCCCAAGTAAAGCTACCTACTAATTTAGCTAAATGGTTTGTAGATAAACAAATACTAACACCTTTTACAAAGGAAAAATAATAAAATGATAAAACCTAAAGCTGTAAAAGAGGTTGATTTTCAATCTCTATTAGAAAGAAATCA
Protein-coding sequences here:
- a CDS encoding helix-turn-helix domain phage protein, producing the protein MNKPQYLFTNLSSLKDNEELNFYAQMLQDLQEEALIWRVSYEYGGQRFYIPNKVTEKNLKTHPLAKYGVEFFTWLVDNYGGNTLTIPLGMNNTYKRTQTQAEILASRGFTYNQIARQLGIHYSSARRAKRRNNQKTQSDLFD
- a CDS encoding phage Lysozyme protein, with protein sequence MAVFQIAVDKVLKNEGGFVENSKDLGGTTNYGISLRFLQSIYQDATSETIKNLTLEEAEDLYFQHFWLKNKYNEICSQVVADKVFDTAVNMGAKSANRFLQQTLNIIIFNGIKLNEDGYIGQKTIETINLLQGEDVDENILKVYSLLQKEHYFKIVINRPEQIIFAKGWNRRADK
- a CDS encoding putative phage protein, producing MGILNLGEKVIDKYTSEKEELEQANEIIKNTKELDLSQHQARNNLNLKNPRFWLEIICITGFAYSYLIAPVASDLWHINLHGAGKETEELLYALMGLGGYRLAEKVVKK
- a CDS encoding putative phage protein codes for the protein MSAETAYLIKGLFPVFLGIIFWYIWSMKQRFVSKKDFQELEKKVDSKVDKSSFTSFKSDYYTRHEESQTRLTKIEAHMENLSNVMLEIKEYLFKRKKKD
- a CDS encoding phage virion morphogenesis protein, with amino-acid sequence MCNNFILDKRGIPLDANQKLELPAISCVKSIELVSNKIYGDELIIGTDLIYGGTHQYGNFNKNIPKREYLGLSTANEAEIEKELTEYLEEILYE
- a CDS encoding putative phage protein, with amino-acid sequence MNELLQAIKKTLQDTKLFKSVEIHGGGFSGIEDLKKFAQVAPASRVGLVNMGEILATPEGMLECALNLSIIFSSADINPQKTRHTEALRILEEVLLLVKDGRWGSIKNPVADTEIDSIKTTNYYGSQLYGNNLALWKVDWVQRLKLGTDRFNLTNKA
- a CDS encoding phage baseplate assembly protein V is translated as MEVLIELDRRIQKLENRLNNLINYGVILSVDYTKSTAIVDFQNGISTPELPFLQAPNTWNPLKVGDQVVVIAFNGIIEQGFIVPKLYKTGEALGTEENTFVLKFAEGEINYKEGVITINSSAKIVLQDESGDGVVCKNHLCAFTGTPHMQGSSKIKGAL
- a CDS encoding putative phage protein gives rise to the protein MTISNNTAIESIKNTLESNGFNLSNTPVTNVFIEAIVNAILNEVKKGTINTNVTGSSATGGPVTGAGIGTIS
- a CDS encoding putative phage protein, producing the protein MKKVFLLITSCLLILLSGCSYLGNTIKEGVHEDILQAKQEINQNIMQYCQVKTK
- a CDS encoding putative phage protein — protein: MKDVYKTNINTWIIGTYYPKNSQVKLPTNLAKWFVDKQILTPFTKEK